One Anoplopoma fimbria isolate UVic2021 breed Golden Eagle Sablefish chromosome 2, Afim_UVic_2022, whole genome shotgun sequence DNA window includes the following coding sequences:
- the phlpp2 gene encoding PH domain leucine-rich repeat-containing protein phosphatase 2 isoform X2, whose translation MKRNGSRGCVTRKTRFGSRERDWLKGDTQRGCVCLYGGTVDPQPPASGPQASSTPQTDLQLVLCSTTTTVEELCAQRDGQGLYVQLHGDLVRRLDPCERPLQMLYDYLGAMGYAEPVRVQQEAANSDLSCLIRFYSERPVNADQQERTLLKGVFSVRKGKSQLHKWAERQVILCGTCLIVASVKDSLTGKMHILPLVGGKVEEVKRRQHCLMFSSAGSQAQTYFVNFDTLADYQRWHRQASKVVSQTVSLVDLSCYSLEVVPEYLFYSQDITHLNLRHNFMSLQGPGGLLNLPRFSQLKSLNLSHNRLGVFPECVCEILTLTELNLSCNSLHTVPVQIGNLQSLQTLSLDGNHLSSLPEDLGGLSQLNSLGLSFNNFSHIPAVLERLSAVDKLAMAGNRVESLELCTLARMSHLKNIDLRLNRLHWVKSESLEAVSQVTQLDLRDNCLNSLDLSSVCNLESLHCQRNQLGTLTLSGFTLRMLHASSNRLTTVNIYPVPNQLTHMDLSQNLLEYLPDWVCDCRKIEMLDVTHNLLSELPSRLLNSLSLRKLLAGNNCLQRVPDLLDHIPLEALDLQHNKLAELPESLFYKALNKLSKLELLEELNLSGNKLKAIPSTVSSCKRLHTLIAHSNHITVFPEILNLPEIKLVDLSCNELTEIQLPESLPSTLQELDLTGNSSLMLEHKTLNLFSHITTLKLDQKSTTTAGDTQSASTPWNHGYSEMSGQRNKLCVSVLAVDRFGDGVEACYGIFDGDRNEEVPRLLQCTMGDVLCEELQHSSIDSVYMCNTFITSHRKLGMAGQKLGASALLCYIHHEPSDPGGYFSLTVANVGTCQAVLCRAGRPVPLSKVYSLENCTEEMERVKLSKAIITEDNKVSGVTCCSRLLGCSYLSPWVLPKPWVHTEPLCTKDEFLILGNRALFERVSYQEAVCTVQAMRNPRAAAKKLCTLAQSYGCKDNIEAAVIFLHIGEDSCTCEPPVSSSEPRGPPPVAVPVTVTPGPTDPATLSSSSGIVSEFNSETSASEVGSEAGSTASDEHPSSGPASRPERRCSLHPATTLCGIMVPGSVGAGTHPGLFQRQPSSATFSSNHSDNGLDSDDEAPLEGVISNGSKLEVEVDIHCCAFQLRSGAPESPKDLDLEKRCSDYPNGKIRRQNSVVVSATNGCLLAVCGREIADLKKSPSTCSLFGKKLSNGSVVAPEDSHNLIEVALEAPKKKSGYFTAPAQQDPEDQLIVPPSLEQEVREQLRGQSPLVSGPPLPCIPPSLKDPVWDHPHPPAFASNLVPGPGPVPILQQEVYDTAL comes from the exons ATGAAGCGAAATGGGAGTCGTGGCTGTGTGACGAGAAAGACCAGATTTGGATCAAGAGAGCGGGACTGGCTAAAGGGGGACACCCAGCGGGGCTGCGTGTGTCTGTATGGGGGGACAGTGGACCCCCAGCCACCTGCCTCTGGCCCACAGGCCTCCTCCACCCCTCAGACAGACCTGCAGTTGGTGCTCTGCTCCACCACTACCACAGTGGAGGAACTGTGTGCTCAGAGGGACGGACAGGGACTCTATGTTCAGCTGCATGGAGACCTAGTCAG GCGGCTGGACCCGTGTGAGCGTCCGCTCCAGATGCTGTACGACTACCTGGGCGCTATGGGCTATGCAGAGCCTGTACGAGTGCAGCAAGAAGCAGCCAACTCAGACCTCAGCTGTTTGATCCGTTTCTACAGTG AGCGTCCAGTGAATGCAGACCAGCAGGAGCGGACCCTGCTGAAAGGCGTATTCAGCGTCAGGAAGGGCAAGTCGCAGCTGCACAAGTGGGCAGAGCGGCAGGTCATCCTCTGCGGCACCTGTCTGATTGTGGCCTCTGTCAAAGACAGCCTGACTGGGAAGATGCACATCCTGCCGCTGGTGGGGGGAAAG gtggaggaggtgaagcgGAGGCAGCACTGTCTGATGTTCAGCTCAGCCGGATCACAGGCCCAGACATACTTTGTCAACTTTGACACACTGGCAGACTACCAGCGATGGCACCGGCAGGCATCAAAA gtggTGTCTCAGACAGTCAGCCTGGTGGACCTGTCGTGCTACAGTCTGGAAGTAGTGCCTGAATATCTCTTTTACAGTCAGGATATAACACACCTCAACCTGAGACACAACTTCATGAGCCTTCAGGGGCCTGGAGGCCTGCTCAACCTCCCCAG gTTTTCTCAGCTGAAGAGCCTGAACTTGTCTCACAACCGTCTGGGTGTGTttcctgaatgtgtgtgtgagatcctCACACTGACTGAACTCAACCTCTCCTGTAATAGTCTCCACACAGTCCCTGTGCAGATAGGCAACCTTCAAAG CCTGCAGACACTGTCTTTGGATGGAAACCATCTCAGCTCCCTGCCTGAAGATCTGGGTGGCCTCTCCCAGCTCAACAGCCTCGGGCTATCCTTCAACAACTTCTCTCACATCCCTGCTGTGTTGGAGAGGCTGAGTGCAGTGGACAAGCTGGCCATGGCTGGAAACAGAGTGGAGAGTCTGGAGTTGTGTACTTTGGCCAGAATGAGCCACCTCAAAAACATCGACCTCAG ATTGAATAGGCTGCACTGGGTCAAAAGTGAGAGTCTAGAGGCAGTGAGCCAGGTGACCCAGCTGGACTTACGGGACAATTGCTTAAACTCACTAGACCTGAGCTCAGTCTGCAACCTGGAGTCTCTGCACTGCCAGCGCAACCAGCTGGGGACACTCACACTCAGCGGATTCACACTGCGCATGCTTCATGCCAGCAGCAACC GCCTTACAACAGTCAACATCTATCCAGTCCCTAACCAGCTGACACACATGGACCTATCACA GAACCTTTTGGAGTACCTTCCGGACTGGGTGTGTGACTGCAGAAAAATTGAGATGCTGGACGTCACGCACAACCTCCTGTCTGAGCTTCCTTCCAG ACTGCTCAACAGCTTGAGTTTGAGAAAGCTGCTGGCGGGGAACAACTGTTTGCAGAGAGTGCCTGACCTACTTGACCACATCCCTCTGGAAGCCCTAGACCTCCAGCACAACAAGCTAGCCGAGCTCCCTGAGAGTCTGTTTTACAAGGCCTTAAA TAAACTGAGTAAGCTGGAACTGCTGGAGGAGCTAAATCTAAGTGGCAACAAGCTAAAGGCTATCCCCTCCACTGTGTCCAGCTGTAAGAGACTGCATACCCTCATAGCACACTCCAACCACATTACTGTCTTCCCAGAGATCCTCAACCTGCCTGAGATCAAG CTTGTTGATCTAAGCTGTAATGAGCTGACGGAGATCCAGCTGCCCGAGTCGCTGCCTTCCACTCTGCAAGAGCTGGACCTGACAGGCAACAGCAGCCTGATGCTGGAACATAAAACGCTCAACCTCTTCAG TCATATCACCACCCTGAAATTAGACCAGAAATCCACCACGACAgcaggagacacacagagtGCCTCCACTCCATGGAACCACGGTTACTCTGAAATGAGCGGCCAAAGGAACAA GTTGTGTGTGTCCGTACTGGCTGTAGACCGGTTTGGAGATGGTGTGGAAGCATGTTATGGCATCTTTGACGGAGACCGCAACGAGGAAGTGCCTCGGCTGCTGCAGTGCACCATGGGAGATGTGCTATGCGAGGAACTGCAGCACTCCAGTATTgacagtgtgtatatgtgcaacACTTTCATCACCTCACACAG GAAACTAGGAATGGCTGGCCAGAAACTGGGTGCTTCTGCCTTGCTGTGTTATATTCACCATGAGCCTTCAGATCCAGGAGGCTACTTTAGCCTCACTGTGGCCAACGTGGGGACCTGCCAGGCAGTTTTGTGTCGGGCTGGCCGACCTGTCCCTCTCTCTAAGGTTTACAGCTTGGAAAACTGCActgaggagatggagagagttaAACTCAGTAAAGCCATTATTACCGAG GATAACAAAGTGAGTGGGGTGACATGCTGCTCTCGCCTGCTGGGCTGCTCTTATCTGTCTCCCTGGGTGCTTCCAAAGCCCTGGGTGCACACTGAGCCTCTCTGTACCAAGGATGAGTTCTTGATCCTGGGGAATCGAGCGCTGTTTGAACGAGTCTCCTACCAGGAGGCTGTCTGCACTGTGCAGGCCATGCGGAATCCTCGCGCCGCTGCCAAGAAGCTGTGTACACTCGCTCAGAGTTATGGTTGCAAGGACAACATTGAGGCTGCAGTGATATTCCTGCATATTGGTGAGGACAGCTGTACCTGTGAGCCACCTGTCTCCTCCAGTGAACCGCGTGGTCCCCCTCCCGTCGCTGTGCCAGTGACTGTGACCCCTGGCCCCACTGACCCAGCCACCCTGTCATCAAGCAGCGGTATTGTCTCTGAGTTCAACAGTGAGACATCAGCCTCAGAGGTGGGCAGCGAGGCGGGGTCCACCGCTTCAGACGAGCACCCGTCCTCTGGCCCTGCATCCCGCCCAGAGAGACGCTGTAGCCTGCACCCTGCTACTACACTGTGTGGGATCATGGTGCCAGGCTCAGTCGGGGCAGGAACCCACCCAGGCCTCTTCCAGCGGCAGCCCTCCTCCGCTACGTTCTCAAGCAACCACTCCGACAACGGCTTGGACAGTGATGACGAAGCTCCACTTGAGGGGGTTATTTCCAATGGCAGCAAGTTGGAAGTGGAGGTCGACATTCACTGCTGTGCATTCCAACTACGGTCAGGGGCCCCTGAGAGCCCCAAAGACTTGGATCTGGAAAAGCGATGCTCTGACTATCCCAACGGCAAAATTCGAAGACAGAACAGCGTGGTGGTTTCTGCTACTAACGGCTGCCTTCTGGCTGTGTGCGGCAGAGAGATTGCAGACCTCAAAAAGTCTCCTTCCACATGCAGCCTGTTTGGGAAGAAACTGTCCAATGGCTCTGTTGTGGCCCCCGAGGACAGTCATAATCTCATTGAGGTGGCCCTGGAGGCTCCGAAGAAGAAATCTGGCTACTTCACTGCCCCAGCACAACAGGACCCTGAGGACCAGCTCATTGTGCCTCCTAGTCTGGAGCAGGAAGTCAGGGAGCAGCTCAGAGGTCAAAGCCCTCTAGTCTCAGGCCCCCCCTTACCATGCATACCCCCTTCCCTTAAAGACCCTGTGTGGGATCATCCACACCCACCTGCATTTGCCTCCAACCTGGTCCCAGGTCCAGGACCGGTCCCCATCCTACAGCAGGAAGTCTACGATACCGCCCTCTAG
- the phlpp2 gene encoding PH domain leucine-rich repeat-containing protein phosphatase 2 isoform X1 — protein MKRNGSRGCVTRKTRFGSRERDWLKGDTQRGCVCLYGGTVDPQPPASGPQASSTPQTDLQLVLCSTTTTVEELCAQRDGQGLYVQLHGDLVRRLDPCERPLQMLYDYLGAMGYAEPVRVQQEAANSDLSCLIRFYSERPVNADQQERTLLKGVFSVRKGKSQLHKWAERQVILCGTCLIVASVKDSLTGKMHILPLVGGKVEEVKRRQHCLMFSSAGSQAQTYFVNFDTLADYQRWHRQASKVVSQTVSLVDLSCYSLEVVPEYLFYSQDITHLNLRHNFMSLQGPGGLLNLPRFSQLKSLNLSHNRLGVFPECVCEILTLTELNLSCNSLHTVPVQIGNLQSLQTLSLDGNHLSSLPEDLGGLSQLNSLGLSFNNFSHIPAVLERLSAVDKLAMAGNRVESLELCTLARMSHLKNIDLRLNRLHWVKSESLEAVSQVTQLDLRDNCLNSLDLSSVCNLESLHCQRNQLGTLTLSGFTLRMLHASSNRLTTVNIYPVPNQLTHMDLSQNLLEYLPDWVCDCRKIEMLDVTHNLLSELPSRLLNSLSLRKLLAGNNCLQRVPDLLDHIPLEALDLQHNKLAELPESLFYKALNLKYLNVSANALESIPPSSPSEESLSTLQELYLTGNNLNENCGALLVGHQNLRVLHIAYNQLLSFPASKLSKLELLEELNLSGNKLKAIPSTVSSCKRLHTLIAHSNHITVFPEILNLPEIKLVDLSCNELTEIQLPESLPSTLQELDLTGNSSLMLEHKTLNLFSHITTLKLDQKSTTTAGDTQSASTPWNHGYSEMSGQRNKLCVSVLAVDRFGDGVEACYGIFDGDRNEEVPRLLQCTMGDVLCEELQHSSIDSVYMCNTFITSHRKLGMAGQKLGASALLCYIHHEPSDPGGYFSLTVANVGTCQAVLCRAGRPVPLSKVYSLENCTEEMERVKLSKAIITEDNKVSGVTCCSRLLGCSYLSPWVLPKPWVHTEPLCTKDEFLILGNRALFERVSYQEAVCTVQAMRNPRAAAKKLCTLAQSYGCKDNIEAAVIFLHIGEDSCTCEPPVSSSEPRGPPPVAVPVTVTPGPTDPATLSSSSGIVSEFNSETSASEVGSEAGSTASDEHPSSGPASRPERRCSLHPATTLCGIMVPGSVGAGTHPGLFQRQPSSATFSSNHSDNGLDSDDEAPLEGVISNGSKLEVEVDIHCCAFQLRSGAPESPKDLDLEKRCSDYPNGKIRRQNSVVVSATNGCLLAVCGREIADLKKSPSTCSLFGKKLSNGSVVAPEDSHNLIEVALEAPKKKSGYFTAPAQQDPEDQLIVPPSLEQEVREQLRGQSPLVSGPPLPCIPPSLKDPVWDHPHPPAFASNLVPGPGPVPILQQEVYDTAL, from the exons ATGAAGCGAAATGGGAGTCGTGGCTGTGTGACGAGAAAGACCAGATTTGGATCAAGAGAGCGGGACTGGCTAAAGGGGGACACCCAGCGGGGCTGCGTGTGTCTGTATGGGGGGACAGTGGACCCCCAGCCACCTGCCTCTGGCCCACAGGCCTCCTCCACCCCTCAGACAGACCTGCAGTTGGTGCTCTGCTCCACCACTACCACAGTGGAGGAACTGTGTGCTCAGAGGGACGGACAGGGACTCTATGTTCAGCTGCATGGAGACCTAGTCAG GCGGCTGGACCCGTGTGAGCGTCCGCTCCAGATGCTGTACGACTACCTGGGCGCTATGGGCTATGCAGAGCCTGTACGAGTGCAGCAAGAAGCAGCCAACTCAGACCTCAGCTGTTTGATCCGTTTCTACAGTG AGCGTCCAGTGAATGCAGACCAGCAGGAGCGGACCCTGCTGAAAGGCGTATTCAGCGTCAGGAAGGGCAAGTCGCAGCTGCACAAGTGGGCAGAGCGGCAGGTCATCCTCTGCGGCACCTGTCTGATTGTGGCCTCTGTCAAAGACAGCCTGACTGGGAAGATGCACATCCTGCCGCTGGTGGGGGGAAAG gtggaggaggtgaagcgGAGGCAGCACTGTCTGATGTTCAGCTCAGCCGGATCACAGGCCCAGACATACTTTGTCAACTTTGACACACTGGCAGACTACCAGCGATGGCACCGGCAGGCATCAAAA gtggTGTCTCAGACAGTCAGCCTGGTGGACCTGTCGTGCTACAGTCTGGAAGTAGTGCCTGAATATCTCTTTTACAGTCAGGATATAACACACCTCAACCTGAGACACAACTTCATGAGCCTTCAGGGGCCTGGAGGCCTGCTCAACCTCCCCAG gTTTTCTCAGCTGAAGAGCCTGAACTTGTCTCACAACCGTCTGGGTGTGTttcctgaatgtgtgtgtgagatcctCACACTGACTGAACTCAACCTCTCCTGTAATAGTCTCCACACAGTCCCTGTGCAGATAGGCAACCTTCAAAG CCTGCAGACACTGTCTTTGGATGGAAACCATCTCAGCTCCCTGCCTGAAGATCTGGGTGGCCTCTCCCAGCTCAACAGCCTCGGGCTATCCTTCAACAACTTCTCTCACATCCCTGCTGTGTTGGAGAGGCTGAGTGCAGTGGACAAGCTGGCCATGGCTGGAAACAGAGTGGAGAGTCTGGAGTTGTGTACTTTGGCCAGAATGAGCCACCTCAAAAACATCGACCTCAG ATTGAATAGGCTGCACTGGGTCAAAAGTGAGAGTCTAGAGGCAGTGAGCCAGGTGACCCAGCTGGACTTACGGGACAATTGCTTAAACTCACTAGACCTGAGCTCAGTCTGCAACCTGGAGTCTCTGCACTGCCAGCGCAACCAGCTGGGGACACTCACACTCAGCGGATTCACACTGCGCATGCTTCATGCCAGCAGCAACC GCCTTACAACAGTCAACATCTATCCAGTCCCTAACCAGCTGACACACATGGACCTATCACA GAACCTTTTGGAGTACCTTCCGGACTGGGTGTGTGACTGCAGAAAAATTGAGATGCTGGACGTCACGCACAACCTCCTGTCTGAGCTTCCTTCCAG ACTGCTCAACAGCTTGAGTTTGAGAAAGCTGCTGGCGGGGAACAACTGTTTGCAGAGAGTGCCTGACCTACTTGACCACATCCCTCTGGAAGCCCTAGACCTCCAGCACAACAAGCTAGCCGAGCTCCCTGAGAGTCTGTTTTACAAGGCCTTAAA CCTAAAATACTTAAATGTGTCAGCCAATGCCCTGGAAAGTATTCCTCCCAGCAGTCCATCCGAGGAGAGCCTCAGCACACTCCAGGAGCTCTACCTGACGGGCAACAACCTGAACGAGAACTGCGGAGCTCTGTTGGTGGGACACCAGAACCTGCGGGTCCTTCACATTGCCTACAACCAGTTGCTCTCCTTCCCTGCCAG TAAACTGAGTAAGCTGGAACTGCTGGAGGAGCTAAATCTAAGTGGCAACAAGCTAAAGGCTATCCCCTCCACTGTGTCCAGCTGTAAGAGACTGCATACCCTCATAGCACACTCCAACCACATTACTGTCTTCCCAGAGATCCTCAACCTGCCTGAGATCAAG CTTGTTGATCTAAGCTGTAATGAGCTGACGGAGATCCAGCTGCCCGAGTCGCTGCCTTCCACTCTGCAAGAGCTGGACCTGACAGGCAACAGCAGCCTGATGCTGGAACATAAAACGCTCAACCTCTTCAG TCATATCACCACCCTGAAATTAGACCAGAAATCCACCACGACAgcaggagacacacagagtGCCTCCACTCCATGGAACCACGGTTACTCTGAAATGAGCGGCCAAAGGAACAA GTTGTGTGTGTCCGTACTGGCTGTAGACCGGTTTGGAGATGGTGTGGAAGCATGTTATGGCATCTTTGACGGAGACCGCAACGAGGAAGTGCCTCGGCTGCTGCAGTGCACCATGGGAGATGTGCTATGCGAGGAACTGCAGCACTCCAGTATTgacagtgtgtatatgtgcaacACTTTCATCACCTCACACAG GAAACTAGGAATGGCTGGCCAGAAACTGGGTGCTTCTGCCTTGCTGTGTTATATTCACCATGAGCCTTCAGATCCAGGAGGCTACTTTAGCCTCACTGTGGCCAACGTGGGGACCTGCCAGGCAGTTTTGTGTCGGGCTGGCCGACCTGTCCCTCTCTCTAAGGTTTACAGCTTGGAAAACTGCActgaggagatggagagagttaAACTCAGTAAAGCCATTATTACCGAG GATAACAAAGTGAGTGGGGTGACATGCTGCTCTCGCCTGCTGGGCTGCTCTTATCTGTCTCCCTGGGTGCTTCCAAAGCCCTGGGTGCACACTGAGCCTCTCTGTACCAAGGATGAGTTCTTGATCCTGGGGAATCGAGCGCTGTTTGAACGAGTCTCCTACCAGGAGGCTGTCTGCACTGTGCAGGCCATGCGGAATCCTCGCGCCGCTGCCAAGAAGCTGTGTACACTCGCTCAGAGTTATGGTTGCAAGGACAACATTGAGGCTGCAGTGATATTCCTGCATATTGGTGAGGACAGCTGTACCTGTGAGCCACCTGTCTCCTCCAGTGAACCGCGTGGTCCCCCTCCCGTCGCTGTGCCAGTGACTGTGACCCCTGGCCCCACTGACCCAGCCACCCTGTCATCAAGCAGCGGTATTGTCTCTGAGTTCAACAGTGAGACATCAGCCTCAGAGGTGGGCAGCGAGGCGGGGTCCACCGCTTCAGACGAGCACCCGTCCTCTGGCCCTGCATCCCGCCCAGAGAGACGCTGTAGCCTGCACCCTGCTACTACACTGTGTGGGATCATGGTGCCAGGCTCAGTCGGGGCAGGAACCCACCCAGGCCTCTTCCAGCGGCAGCCCTCCTCCGCTACGTTCTCAAGCAACCACTCCGACAACGGCTTGGACAGTGATGACGAAGCTCCACTTGAGGGGGTTATTTCCAATGGCAGCAAGTTGGAAGTGGAGGTCGACATTCACTGCTGTGCATTCCAACTACGGTCAGGGGCCCCTGAGAGCCCCAAAGACTTGGATCTGGAAAAGCGATGCTCTGACTATCCCAACGGCAAAATTCGAAGACAGAACAGCGTGGTGGTTTCTGCTACTAACGGCTGCCTTCTGGCTGTGTGCGGCAGAGAGATTGCAGACCTCAAAAAGTCTCCTTCCACATGCAGCCTGTTTGGGAAGAAACTGTCCAATGGCTCTGTTGTGGCCCCCGAGGACAGTCATAATCTCATTGAGGTGGCCCTGGAGGCTCCGAAGAAGAAATCTGGCTACTTCACTGCCCCAGCACAACAGGACCCTGAGGACCAGCTCATTGTGCCTCCTAGTCTGGAGCAGGAAGTCAGGGAGCAGCTCAGAGGTCAAAGCCCTCTAGTCTCAGGCCCCCCCTTACCATGCATACCCCCTTCCCTTAAAGACCCTGTGTGGGATCATCCACACCCACCTGCATTTGCCTCCAACCTGGTCCCAGGTCCAGGACCGGTCCCCATCCTACAGCAGGAAGTCTACGATACCGCCCTCTAG